The genomic region ACACAGTCCAAGACTTCAATCACTTATAATTAAAGAAGATTAATCATACAtgtcagtttatttttattttgatatggaCTGTgccaaatatatttacataggCTTAAAGGGCACCCACATAAAGTAAGGGTGTGGCTACTTCAAAAATGTAGAAGGAAGCACAATAAAAGGACAAGACATTGGGACAGAATAAGTGTAATGTAACAGCTCAGCACTTCCTACCATCTCGTGTAACAAGACGTTGCCATCTTTGGTCAGCTTTATGTCTCCAGCACCAGACACCAGCCTGCGGATGCCAACAAGCAGGGAAGGGTTAATGGTTACTGACCAAAGCAAAAGCTGGTTCGCTACAACCCACAGCGACGTACTACACAATTGGGTAACATTTAGTCAAGAAGTTTTACGTCAGTTACATAACGTTACATTAACGTTATACATTTCCAGAGTATGTTTACTAAGTTAAATACAGTGTTCAATCCGCTCAGTAATTCAACTAACGTTAATTATTGATAACGCCACGACAACATGCACATTTGTGCCGAGTCCTAACCGAGATTGGTCCTGACGATCTTCAGCGTTATCAGGTAACCGGCtgatgctaacatgctaatgtaaGCTTGGAGGTTGTCGGATCTTAACGAACGACGATGACTGGGCATGGCAACGTGCGCCGGGAAAATCCGTTATCCGTGTAGCTAGTTGAGGCCCTAAACGTTACTCCCTGAAAATGAGGTTAAACTAATACGTTGGACACAGAATATGCTTTCAAATGTTcacataaattaataataagGTATTGGAAGACTGACTAATTTATAGTGCTAGCGTAACATGCGCAGTCTACCGGTGAAttgcagctaacgttagctactggCAAAGTTAGCTTAGCACGCATGCTGCACAAAGGGCTCCGGTGGCACTCACATTTTCATGGTCCCCTTCGGTCCCAGGTTACTTTTCAGTACATCCTGAAGCCCCCGGGCAGCACTGATGTTAACCGCCAGTGCAGCCTGGGCCCTGGCCACTTCTGCTTTTGGGTTTAGAGCTTTCACGGCAGTCATGGCGAAGCAGCTCAAACAGCGAGGTAAAAGCAGAAAGTATCGCTGGTAGGAAGTCCGCACTGCTCGGGCTGCTCTCGAAAGGAGAGTCGTTTCCAGAAGGCTCCAACACGTGTTCTCGTGCTGCCTTCATGTAACCAGTCTAGGCTCGGACATTACGTTGTTCCAAAAGCTCAAAAGTTATGAGAAGCCGCCTATgcaaaaattatgaaatacTTGACTTGCAATTACATACCGGcacttacacatacatgtatacttGACTTGCACATCACATACCGGTACTACAAACTTGCACGTACAAGCATAGTCTCCTGCATACGCATGATCGGCTACATAGGCccaaacatgcatgcatatgtgAGGGTATGTGAATGTGAGTattatttgtgcatgtatatgcATGTGAGTAGCCTACGCACACAAGTGCTTAGTACTGCTATGTATTGTATGCAAGTCAAGTGGCCTATCAATGTGTACAAGGCAATTCGCATTAGCACAAAATGAATCCTCAAGTGATCTGATTCACTAGGTCCCAAGCAGGAAAACTGTCAGCCTCAAGTACGATCAActgcaaaacttttttttttttttttttttaaatgatctctACCAAGTTTTATTGTGCGCTTAAAGTTTTGATCAAATTTCCGACATACAGTGAATGCAGCATAAGTCACACCCTAGTTACGTTACCGTCGCTAAAGTctgatgttaatgtttttattttcctttccaaCATTGTCGGACTGAATATGATTTTCCGTtgtacttctgttttatttatttgtatgcaaatgtatttaatattctcattttatgttgatttgtttttgcttaGAATATGTTAGAATGGTTTACCTTAATCATTGtatattttgtcaataaaataaaaatgtttgtagtCTCCTATTACTATAAGTCCATGAAATGAGTccaagacattttacattttcatcagAAGTTTAATTCAATATGTACAACTAATCTTATTAAAGCACAGCGATTGACATTTATCACAATGAGATATTACTCCTGTCCACTTATTTATTAAACTCAAAAAGCTAAGAATACCCCACTTCATTTACAGATACAGGATTAACCATGCCTCCGGCTTGGCCAATAAACCCACTATGTATATCTACAATCTgaccattaaaaaacaacaacattaatctCATTTAGAGCACACAATCACCCGTTGGCATTAATTCCTTGATGGAGAGATATGTCAATCCAGTAAGTACAGCAGTTTGTAGATGATTAGTTCCGCAGAAATCAaaattcagaaaacattttctaatcCTTTGAATCATCCTGTCACACTATCCACAGATGGAGGAGCCAGAAGTATGATGATGTTAAAGTTAGAAAATAATCTGGAGATGTGGTCGGTTTACCAGAGGAGACACAAACAGGGAACATTTGAACAGGTCCTGAATATAAAAGCTAGAGTCTGCCTTTGGCTCTACAACTCAGCCCTCTGTCTTTGACAATCACCTACTGTATATTgtctatttcaaaacactgatTTGTAGATAGCATGCTCCTCATGGAAAACTGACCATCACCTGTAACATTTAAAGAAGCTTATCCAATTCATATTGATAGtgaaacagtgtttttgttgtgagtAACTCTAGCAGTCAGTTTTGTTCAATTTCTTATCAATGCTAGTGCAAAAGGGCTTACAAGTAAGACATTTTTAGCCCCTGTGACCAGCACTAGAAGTGCTAAAAGTGTGATCTCTTCCTGGtatcatgattaaaaaaaaattagacatAACTCTTAaaatctgaccctttaaaaGATAGAGACAGTGAAGAGGAGGGGCCTGTCAAATTATACTTTGTGTACACAAAGTGCATTCATGAATCAGCAACACAGTTCACAGTAACAGATATAGCTTTGATGATAGCCATTTTAACCTCATCATCTGAAATAAGACAATCTAGCTCCACACAGAGAAGTggagtaaagaaagaaagaagaaaacaaaaactgaaacaacATGTTACGCAGATTTCCCTGGCAGTGCACTCTGATGGTTGGTTACTCTCTCCACAGATGTGTAGTTTAACAGTTGCAGTGTCTGTTGAGAGCTTCTCCCAGTGGTTATGGTTACATCAACGGTGAATTCTTCATGGGAATCATTATTCTAGATTCCATGTGCTGGATAAGAGGGACTGTGGGGTGGGGAAGAAACAAAAGCTTTTAGAAACAGATTTCTGTATTGTTTGTATGCACGgatacaaaaaagtaaataaagaaaacattttaaatcaacaaaacaagaaaaaacggGTTACTGGGTGGGATCAGGTAACAGAAAATTAGACAATCTGTTTACATGCACTGTAGCAACTTGCACAACCAttcactttttaatttgattaatattTCATGAATTGTTTCACGTTTGCATTACTTTATGCAAATACAGATGCTATATGTACAAAGGCAAATTATTAGATATTTTTTCTCAAGAAAGTTGCAAAGTTTTAATGTGGACATGACACTAATGAAAATGTTGTATTCTTTTATTGAGTAtgccctttctttttctgttatttgctGGGTTGGCAGTTTTAAGACCAATTCATGGTCCTGCACTCAATTCACGGCATAGGCACGTGcactctcagaaaatgaagtacataattgtacctttaggggtacaatggcttgtcactggggctgtaccctcaagggtacaaaaactgtacccttgagggttgcttgggaacatatatgtaccttttgaccctcaaaaaggtacatatatgttaCTTGAGGTCCAACAATGAGCCCTATGGGGTACGTTAGTATAGATTGTACCTtgggggacagaaatggaccCCTACTGTACCCTTATTTCTGACAGTGTGCGTAGGTACCTCTAGTTACCGACTGTACGCCGTAGCCTAACGTGCACCCCTCAAAATGTAACGCGTCAAGGTGACGCAGACCCacacaactgtgattggtctgCTTGAcctggcttggtagcgttgcatttccccctactCATTTCTAGGTTCTCGTTTCcgaccgtggtcagaaagcacacgGGAGACTACGTTTCTCTGTCTAGGCCTGCAGAGTTGGTTCTCACTCCGAAACTATTTCCCATTGCTCTCTCACTTCCTTTAACACACGCTGAGTTGCATGACTtcagactattttgcagcagttctgtgcggagtttagcaccgcccatgacgattatgtttaaagaaatgctgttaaaccagagcacgtgtGGATGGTCTGTTAAAGCCAGACTAAGTTGACGTTGACGTCGTTGACATTTATTTCAGTCGTTAGCATATTAAAATCACAGGAGGGATTGCTTTGCATTCTATACCTGTATAGCTCTATACCTGAATGCTTTATCACCCTTTAATATGAACACTTTTACTAATTTTCTTAAGacgctttctttgtgtagcTTGGCGTTTCTATCATTTTGCAATCTGTCTAATTTATCAGCAAGCGCTTGTAGTGTTTCAGTGAGGTTAACTAATGTTTCCCCGTTTTTCACTTTGTGCTTTCACACGCTACTCACACTAGTGGATTTACCAGCAGTAACTTTACACACACCAGTCCCGATAATTATGTCCGACGCTGCGTACACATCTGTGATAGTCAGTCAATCAAAAGTTAGCTGTAAACAAATCCATACATACATGCCAGCTCTGCTATTCTTTTAAAGAGATACGCAAAAATGACGCAGACAACATAATGACAGCAAACTTGCCTGTGTAATAAACAACCTCATCCCAGCCTTCACGCTGCCAGGCTGAATTTCTGGTGTTTTCTCTGGACTGAAGATCTTTGTAAGCTGAAATAGAGAGTAGTGTTGTTGAGTAAATAACACTACTGTGAGTAAATAGTGTTATTGATTGGGGTTTAATAAAGTGCTGAATTATGAAACTCTTGCACTAAGTAATATTGATCAATTTTATGACCTTAAACatatgtaatatacagtatttcctgAATAACAAGTAACACAGATACTTGAACTTAGAAAATGTCGATGGGACATCAAAGATGTGCCCTGGTAATCCCTGATATTTAAACTTGTAACTTAAAACTTGGAAACATTGCTCACCCCATAGATGGTGAACAGTATACAGACTTccaatctgtgaaaaaaagccTCCCACTGCCTCTTGGTTCTCCTGGCGAAACTCAATCGCACGTGCCCTGCAGAGCACCAATAAGTTatgtcacattaaaaaaaagactaacagCTTGTAGTTGAAGGGATGTTTCAACTTAAACCATCAGCCCAAAACTTGCATTTACAAATATCtcaattattttattgaaattaaaaaataaaatgtcgaTGTTACGTCAGGAAGGTTTATAAGCAGGTTTGGTTTTATCACAGTAACAAGCACATTTCCCAATCATAATCAATTTAAATCACATACATGTTAAATACAGGGGGGGGGATTGGTAAATTACGCTTGAGATTTACAAATGATATCCGATATAACTTTTGTCACGCTTAGGATTCATTCTCAGCTTGTGTCGCCAAAAGATACCTTGACTCATATTCTTCTGCTACAATCTGTAAAACCAATGAAATAGTAGTgaggacattttaaataatacataatattgGTAGCTCCACAATTACAGCAACATTACAGCAACACTGAGATAAAGTTCAAGAACGTCTCGGACTAAATATGAGAAGAAATCCAATTTGATGTCTTTCTACTAcgtgtataaaaaaaattaaaaaagattaagaaaGTTATGCCTCaccagtaatttccccattcaATCATCGTTCCTGGCTGAAATAAGAATGAAAAGAGTGGAATTGAAAATAAGTTCTCTGACAGTTGTCATCACatcaaaaggtgaaaaacatatttatgcATAATGGAAGGAAGCTGGTACATTTTTTATGGAGTTACCCTGAGTTGGTATGATCGGAGCTCATAGATGTTGGGTCCTGGACGAGGGACAGGTTCATTCCAGAAACTGAACTCCAGCAGCAGCTGGTTCCTACGAGACAGCAAcatcttccccctctctttcctgaAGTCTGTAAACTCCTACAACAAACAACAGCAACGCATTACTCAGTTAATCACCTCTTCTCATGTCGAGGCATACAAATAGCTGTGGCAACGTTTAACAGAGATCAAAAACACTTGGTGGTTGCACAAGACAAGATCTCTGTCATCTGTTTTGGGAGGATACCATCCGGTACCAACACAACGCCCCCCCTTGTATCATCTAATTCGGTCAGTTTTGCTGGAATACCTGTGAATAAACTCTTCCATACAATCTTGAGCAATTTGACTTACTATGTGTTAATGGCCTAGCCTGGAAAAACCCTGACAAACTTTTGGCAAATTTtagatttgctctgcaagtcaATCTGGCCAAAAGCCCATTCccaattttttcaaattgagGAGCCAATCACAACTGTGATTTACACGATGATAATGGCACAGCGATAGCGAGCAGCTTTttctttacattcaacatgacggccaccgaagcgcagcaacctgttgttgttgctgctatcacctggatcgttggtctgattggttgaaggactttccaattgcACCCAGAGGCATTTGAGCGGTGTCCATTGGTGATTTATTAATCCTGCGTCCTTTTCTGTTTaatcagcagtttttttttaaagatttttttttgggaatttctagcctttattttgacaggacagctgaagacatgaaaatgGAGAGAGTAGgggattgacatgcagcaaagggccgcaggttggagttaaaCCCAGGCCCGCtacgtcaaggagtaaacctctacggACGCCCTCTATACCAACTGTGCTATCTGGGCACCCACTCAACAGTGGTTTTACCTTATTTTTATTAACCagcattaaaatacaacaggTGCATGTTGCTGTTCAGTTAAGCAGTTATTTTTAAGGTTGTGACCATTATTCTTTTACAATTATTTATGTGACATAATTGTTACTGTTAGATTGCTTTATGAAAACTGCTATTTGTGTTGTTAGAAGTTTGGTCAATATAGAATGGCAGTTGTTGAGATAATAAGAAAAGGCTGCTATagttgcaaatgtgttttaaatgaagttaGTGATGAAGAACGAATGGCAGGCTGGACAGAAACCAATACAATACACCTTTAGTTATTtaggttttctttaaaaaagaagcatgtattccatgtgtattttatttggcATTCTTAGAACACATTGTGTTGTCTCTGCAGTGAACTGAAAAACATATTTGGGAGGATTGAAAAATGATTATAGGTTTTTATAATTGTACAATCCTCCCTAATTATAACTTTAGTTAATTGGACCAGTAACTATATAGTTGAGGCTACTgttcatacagtacattcatgaAACAAGAAGGAGCCTCAATGGTTTTTGACCTTAAATTTTGCTTGGGGGGAAATAACTGATAAATCTACCAAATTACTGTTATGTCTATAGTGTGCATTACATTTATcacttaattatttttatagtttctagatttcattttcttcagtGTCCATACATTTTCCTATGAGAAAGCAAAGAATATAGTAAGTGAAGAAGGGAATTCTGCCTCtgtgaaggaaaaaataaaaaaactactgcTCGAAACAAACTACTGctcttaaaataaaaccattcaAGTAAGGCTTATTATAAAGAATGCACAATGCGTATTCTCCATTttagcatcagtaaatctgtgattaaCCTTGCGGTCTGTTAAAAGAAAGCTATGAACGCACATCTATCAGAATTACTTAGACCTAGTcgctcctcctcagcctggttTTGCCTTCGTAAAAACACACCCAGCCTGGATGCACAGATCAAACCAGGTCAAGCCTTGTGTTATCGGTTATCCTGGATAATTaaattctacttttgtgcaataCCCCTAGGACAGGCTCCATTAACTGCACTTAccttatttacagtatacaaGTGCGTTTCTGTAAAtaagctttaaaaataattgaaccAAATTCACAAACTGGTGAAATAGACCATAAAGATGGTGAAACAAATGGGTAGAAAAAAGGGTCTACTTTGAGTGGTGCACTGCCAGAAAAGGTGATCTATAGGTCGCCAACTGCCAGTAAACTCAACTAATCCGAGCACCCGTTACCTTATTCTGCCTGAGTTTGTTCATGACTTCGGTGAGAGCTGGGTATCCTCCCCGATATCTCCACAGGTGAACTAGAATAGAAGGAGCAGAGGAGCCAAAAATAATGCAGCCCTCGGATATACCTTGATGTGTCTGGGCAAGGTATTCTTGCCCAAAGAACTTTCTTGTAAATTTCCATgagaaaaccaaacagaaaaTCCTCTTACTACtacattaaatttaaattatctGGGAAAATGTGAGATTCTGACTGAAAAATTGTATATTTACAACTACTGAATTACAAAATGTGAATATATCATAGCagcccttcttcttcttgttttagttTCCATCATGTATAAAAGCATTTCAGCAGTTACTCTGCTACTGCACATGAGATGGTAACAGCTAAACCTGCTCAGTACCAAAACTCCCACCACAGTGCAGGGTAATAATATACTGAATCCAgtgatcaaaataaaaaaccaaCAAATTAATAAAGCAGTTAATTGTGAGAACTGCTAGTTTTACGGGCCTAAACATAAAAAGGGATGGTTATCTCTGAGAGAGTAAGAATACCATGTTTCCTAAATTATATAAAACTAATTCTCTCAAAGCATTGCACTGGATAACATTTTCCAAAGCCCCTGCTGTCAACTTGTTTCATATATGCAGCATTTGACATTATCTTCACAAAGGTTGCATTTCCTTTAATATTACTGTGATGTAAAATAATAGGTAGTTTACAAGTGGCAAACATcatcacaaagacaaaatggaCAGCAGCCGGGAAATTACAATGCAGGGATGGCTATAAATTGACTAAAATTCAAAAGCTGTCCAAGTTCTGGTTTGTGTCACTGGGGAAGAGAGACTCCGGTGTTATTAGgaaatgtctgtcttcttttgaGCAAAACATGGAGAAGAAATAAGCACAATTCACACTTCATACgacatcagcagcagcaaacagcagcaacCTGAAAGAAGCATCCTTTGCAGGTCTACAAGATAATTAGATACATTTTAAGGAAACTTATTTTTAACTGATTCCCAATGCAGGGCAACTGAAAACCATCTTTTAATATAAAAGTAATGTAATATTGGAAATGTTTATCAGCTTTCCCGAGCCCAAAGGGTTCATCTCTAAACTGCATGACTGCTTGTCCAACCTTCACTTGCccagaaatattttaattgcaatAATACAGAATAGAAAGCAAcaacaaatcctcacatttaagaagctggaaatGTAAAGCTGTTTTGCTTAAAATTGTGTGATAGattattgttgtcaatttcttATCTGTTGATAAATTAATCACCTCATCACTTAAGCACTACtatcttgtctgtttttttaattcacattttctctcttgaaaacaaagtttatgttttatttagacTACCTGATTGAACAGGATATCAATCGGTCAAATGCCATTCACAAGCATGTTGATCACTTGCACACGTGTGGTAACCTTCCGACATGGAGCTTGTGTGCTCTTACCTGCCTGATCCTGCTCTCCGTACCATGTGTTCCAGGTGCCCACAAGCTCGCAAGAATATTCAGGGTCAGCGTGAATGGAAGGCAAAACGCCCGCACTAaggatacacacaaatatatttaaaatctcCGCTCTTTACCAGCGCCTAGACATGGCATTTGAATGAAGTCAATTAAGGGACAGGGACTTTTTACCAAAGTTCATTGTAAGCATCAAGGCACTCGGGCTTGACATTGTGAACTGCAAGGAAACAGCAAAGCATGCGTGGATCAAACACCAACTACTAGTTTTCATGAGATTATTCTaggagaaaaatatgttttaatccaatttaaaaacaataaaaaaaacatgcaatcaGGACAATCATTTTCAATGGACCACCGGAACATTCAAAGCTAGtcacaaacaatacatacactgtattttGTACAGATTGTTGTCTTCTTTCTTGGCGAGCAGATGAGAGTGAGCATCCTTTCGGGGGTCAACCTTTCTAAcaaacagggacttgaaccagctgTCTTCACGGTAAGCTGAAAGGCTCCTAAggtgaaacaaaacacaaacatccaaCCAGGCCCTCTTCTGCTACACAATGAAGAAATAAGTGACAACAACTGAAAACCATCTAGTGCGCCATATAATTGTGTTGCCtaaacattgttgttgtttgtctttgttttgtttttttaaaatggtgATGGTTTTTAAACTGTACCTGCAATGGTGAGGGTTATTTCAGTTAGTACTGTTCTGTGGCACAAACTGATCTAAGAAGCAAACCTAAAACCATTCTTTCTCAGGGTTATGATTAGttactatatataaaataataggTTTGTTAATGCTTTAGGTTTATTAAGTTTAAGTTGAAGATGGCATCCAATTCGCAGCTTCCGATTCGGCAGTTAAGGGGAAATTTAAGGGAAACTTAAAGCTGAAATGAACTTCAGATTATCCACATTACACCAGGTCCAAATCCAAAGCCACTATACCTAGACGTGTTAAATCTGGACTCAATTATCCCAGAAAGGCTATAGATTCTTAAAAACACAGGTATTTCTAAGAGGGCTGCAGCAAAgtattaaaatcttttttagaCTACCCAGTTCATTCATTCCAATTCAGCTCCTCAGAGGCCAGGAGAATGATTTAAGCTCTAGGCTACATACTGCAAATAACCAGAGAAAAGTCAAGCTATGGACTCCAGCAGCCTTCCCACATTAGTATTTcgttttttgatttaaaaataaaaaaattaacttacTTAAAAAGTGCCAACAAGCACGCCCTGTAATACTGTTGTTTATCAGCACCCCATCCAGCTGAAGCAAACAAAACTAACTTAAACGTTATTACTTTACAAAGTGGATTCAAAGCGGTCATATTTGAGCTAAATTCTTTATCATAGCAGTATTTCAGTTGAAAACATTCTTTAGACAGCTTGGTTTTTGAACACACACCTGCCGCAGCCAGAAACGGGGTTACTCGCTAATCAAAACAAGTAGTGCTATGCAACGATTCATTGCATTATGACCTTGAAGTTTGAAACTGACAATTGCGATTTTTGTATTATAATTTTTGCATATGGCAATTATAACTATGCGCACAAAATTATGAAGTACTCAACGATAAGTGTAAACACAAGTTGTTTCACAACTTTGTAATGCGGCACGGTAATAATTAGCAAGTTTAGAGCTACCTAGTCGGCTAGCTCCGTTACATGGAGATCTAGCTAAACGTCACCAACGTACATTAGCCCTAACTTTACCGTTAGCTTAGCCACCTAGCCTCCCGAACTTTGTCAAACTCTACGGTAGCCCAACACATTTTAAGTAGCACTTAAACATATGCGATAGCAAACAACATTTGCAAAAGTCTAACCTCACAACAACCGTGACCTGCCCTTGCGTCTGAAGCCCATTTTTCGTCTGTTTGAGGCCTTTGCCCACTCTTTGAAGGACTCTGGTCGCCATCTTTCCCTTGAAAGCTGCTGCTAGTTGGAAGTTGTTTGATACGGCTGCAGCTGCAGTCCGGGCTGTTCCCGATGGAGCTTACGTTAGTTACATTAACGTAACCTCAAAGTGACTTTTAGGTACCGGAATCACTTAACGTAACCAAGTGACCTGATGATAGTGTAAACGGAGTAGTTTAAATTTACGTCAGTTGGTTAAACGTAGCTATAATTTTGATTACCGTCACTTGAATAACACACCGACTTGACAACTCTTGTTTAGATTAATGTATCGGTTTAAGGCATTAAACG from Etheostoma cragini isolate CJK2018 chromosome 13, CSU_Ecrag_1.0, whole genome shotgun sequence harbors:
- the LOC117955578 gene encoding protein NipSnap homolog 2-like isoform X2, with product MATRVLQRVGKGLKQTKNGLQTQGQVTVVVRSLSAYREDSWFKSLFVRKVDPRKDAHSHLLAKKEDNNLYKIQLRAFCLPFTLTLNILASLWAPGTHGTESRIRQEFTDFRKERGKMLLSRRNQLLLEFSFWNEPVPRPGPNIYELRSYQLRPGTMIEWGNYWARAIEFRQENQEAVGGFFSQIGSLYTVHHLWAYKDLQSRENTRNSAWQREGWDEVVYYTVPLIQHMESRIMIPMKNSPLM
- the LOC117955578 gene encoding protein NipSnap homolog 2-like isoform X1, with product MATRVLQRVGKGLKQTKNGLQTQGQVTVVVRSLSAYREDSWFKSLFVRKVDPRKDAHSHLLAKKEDNNLYKIQFHNVKPECLDAYNELCAGVLPSIHADPEYSCELVGTWNTWYGEQDQAVHLWRYRGGYPALTEVMNKLRQNKEFTDFRKERGKMLLSRRNQLLLEFSFWNEPVPRPGPNIYELRSYQLRPGTMIEWGNYWARAIEFRQENQEAVGGFFSQIGSLYTVHHLWAYKDLQSRENTRNSAWQREGWDEVVYYTVPLIQHMESRIMIPMKNSPLM